One stretch of Amycolatopsis tolypomycina DNA includes these proteins:
- the ruvC gene encoding crossover junction endodeoxyribonuclease RuvC — protein sequence MRVLGVDPGLTRCGLGVVDGGKGRAVRCVAVDVVRTPADADLAHRLLGISDEVERWMDKYKPAAVAVERVFAQHNVRTAMGTAQAGGVVALAAARRGLPVVFHTPSEVKAAVSGSGRADKAQVTAMVMRLLNLEVAPKPADAADALALAICHLWREPMRARLAEAEARAAEMARTHKARLAAAAKQVKNPGAAR from the coding sequence GTGCGGGTGCTCGGGGTCGACCCCGGTCTGACCAGGTGCGGCCTGGGGGTGGTCGACGGCGGCAAGGGCCGGGCCGTCCGCTGCGTCGCCGTCGACGTCGTGCGGACGCCGGCGGACGCCGACCTGGCGCACCGCCTGCTCGGCATCTCCGACGAGGTCGAGCGGTGGATGGACAAGTACAAGCCGGCCGCGGTGGCGGTCGAGCGGGTCTTCGCCCAGCACAACGTCCGCACCGCGATGGGCACCGCGCAGGCCGGCGGCGTGGTCGCGCTCGCCGCCGCGCGCCGGGGCCTGCCCGTCGTCTTCCACACGCCCAGCGAGGTCAAGGCCGCCGTCAGCGGGTCGGGCCGGGCCGACAAGGCGCAGGTCACCGCCATGGTGATGCGCCTGCTCAACCTCGAGGTCGCGCCGAAGCCCGCGGACGCCGCCGACGCGCTCGCCCTCGCCATCTGCCACCTCTGGCGGGAGCCGATGCGGGCCCGGCTCGCCGAAGCCGAAGCCCGCGCGGCCGAGATGGCCCGCACGCACAAAGCCCGCCTCGCCGCGGCGGCGAAACAAGTCAAGAACCCAGGAGCAGCACGATGA
- a CDS encoding cupin domain-containing protein: MPQPADFVTHLGLQPLPVEGGRWAQSWRSDAGSAIYYLLVAPEFSAPHRLDRVEVYVHHAGAPAEMLLLHPDGSVERPVLGTDVAAGERPQVVVPAGTWQATVTRGEWSLLGTVVVPPYTDDCVEFAPAAELASKYPEAAADLRKF, translated from the coding sequence ATGCCGCAGCCCGCCGATTTCGTCACCCACCTGGGTCTCCAGCCGCTCCCGGTCGAAGGCGGGCGGTGGGCGCAGAGCTGGCGTTCCGACGCCGGGTCCGCGATCTACTACCTGCTCGTCGCGCCGGAGTTCTCCGCGCCGCACCGGCTGGACCGCGTCGAGGTGTACGTCCACCACGCGGGTGCGCCGGCGGAGATGCTGCTGCTGCACCCGGACGGCTCGGTGGAGCGGCCGGTGCTGGGCACCGACGTCGCCGCCGGAGAGCGGCCGCAGGTCGTGGTGCCCGCCGGGACCTGGCAGGCCACGGTCACGCGGGGCGAGTGGAGCCTGCTGGGCACGGTCGTCGTGCCGCCCTACACCGACGACTGCGTGGAATTCGCGCCCGCTGCGGAGCTGGCGTCGAAGTACCCGGAAGCGGCCGCCGACCTGCGGAAGTTCTAG
- a CDS encoding YebC/PmpR family DNA-binding transcriptional regulator, which produces MSGHSKWATTKHKKANLDAKRGKLFARLIKNIEVAARTGTGGGDPDGNPTLYDAIQKAKKNSVPQDNIERARKRGAGEEAGGADWQTITYEGYGPNGVAVLIECLTDNRNRAASEVRTALTRNGGSLADPGSVAYLFNRKGVVLMPKGDAAEDDVLMAVLDAGAEEVNDLGESFEIVSEATDLVPVRKALQDAGFEYESADLTFLPSVSVPLDADGAKKVFKLIDALEDCDDVQNVYANFDVSDEVLAEVG; this is translated from the coding sequence ATGAGCGGCCACTCCAAGTGGGCCACCACGAAGCACAAGAAGGCCAACCTCGACGCGAAGCGCGGCAAGCTCTTCGCGCGGTTGATCAAGAACATCGAGGTGGCCGCCCGCACGGGCACCGGTGGTGGCGACCCGGACGGCAACCCCACGCTCTACGACGCCATCCAGAAGGCGAAGAAGAACTCGGTTCCGCAGGACAACATCGAGCGCGCCCGCAAGCGCGGCGCCGGTGAAGAGGCCGGTGGTGCCGACTGGCAGACCATCACCTACGAGGGTTACGGCCCGAACGGTGTCGCCGTCCTGATCGAGTGCCTCACCGACAACCGCAACCGCGCGGCGTCGGAGGTCCGCACCGCGCTGACCCGCAACGGCGGCTCGCTCGCCGACCCCGGCTCGGTGGCCTACCTGTTCAACCGCAAGGGCGTCGTGCTGATGCCCAAGGGTGACGCGGCCGAGGACGACGTCCTCATGGCGGTCCTCGACGCGGGTGCCGAGGAGGTCAACGACCTCGGCGAGAGCTTCGAAATCGTGTCCGAGGCGACCGACCTGGTGCCGGTCCGCAAGGCGCTGCAGGACGCCGGCTTCGAATACGAGTCGGCCGACCTCACCTTCCTGCCCTCGGTGAGCGTCCCGCTCGACGCCGACGGCGCGAAGAAGGTCTTCAAGCTCATCGACGCCCTCGAAGACTGCGACGACGTCCAGAACGTCTACGCCAACTTCGACGTCTCCGACGAGGTGCTCGCCGAGGTCGGCTGA
- a CDS encoding DUF4262 domain-containing protein, with protein MCAVTSTTPAAAADITAELSAEELRLIEWIEGQAKERGNAVINVAGDDEGAGYSFTACAWALHNVPEAVVVGLPGTMGQVLLDAYVDRAANGEIFEVGKRYDDFFEGVPVVLERVNKGHYPEFFGTAFLIYPDGDFPALQLIVATPEGKFPWHPDAPEGFDRWQPVLTESGDPESWTPGVDGP; from the coding sequence ATGTGCGCCGTGACCTCGACGACCCCCGCCGCTGCCGCCGACATCACCGCCGAACTGTCCGCGGAAGAACTGCGCCTCATCGAATGGATCGAGGGGCAGGCGAAGGAACGCGGCAACGCCGTCATCAACGTCGCCGGTGACGACGAAGGCGCCGGCTACTCCTTCACCGCGTGCGCCTGGGCGCTGCACAACGTGCCGGAGGCCGTCGTCGTCGGGCTGCCCGGCACCATGGGCCAGGTGCTGCTCGACGCCTACGTCGACCGCGCGGCCAACGGGGAGATCTTCGAGGTCGGCAAGCGCTACGACGACTTCTTCGAAGGCGTCCCGGTGGTCCTCGAGCGCGTCAACAAGGGGCACTACCCCGAGTTCTTCGGCACGGCCTTCCTCATCTACCCGGACGGCGACTTCCCGGCCCTGCAGCTCATCGTCGCGACGCCCGAGGGCAAGTTCCCCTGGCACCCGGACGCACCCGAGGGCTTCGACCGGTGGCAGCCGGTGCTGACCGAAAGCGGTGATCCCGAGAGCTGGACCCCCGGGGTCGACGGTCCCTAG